From Pleurocapsa sp. PCC 7319:
GTAAACGGATGCCTAAAAAAGTCACCGAGATTTCCATCCATTTTCGGGAAGTTCCCTTATTAATTTTCCAATCAGCGGCACAACAAACTAGTCCTAATGTTCTTACGATGAGAATCCAACCCAACGAGGGGATATCTTTGAAGTTTGAAGCCAAAACTCCCGGTCCTGATTTAAGAACTAGAACTGTAAACATGGACTTTAGCTATGGTTCTTCCTTTGGGATGGCTACTGCCGATGCTTACCATCGTTTATTACTGGACTGTATGTTAGGGGATCAAACCTTATTTACCCGTGCTGATGAAGTTGAAGCTGCCTGGAACATTGTGATGCCCTTAATTAATACTTGGGAAACTCCTAGCGATCCTGACTTAATGCCCCAGTACGAAGCAGGAACTTGGCAACCAGCCGAAGCCGAATTTATGATTAACCGCGATCGCCGGCGTTGGCGCAGACTTTAAATTAAATGATTACTGATTACTGATTACTGATTACTGATTACTGATTACTAAAAAATGGTTTCTCCAATAGTATCTTTACAAGCACCCAAAGACGTATCTATCGACGAAATTGAAGCCGAATTGCGATCGCTTTGGCAGTCTCAAGGTTCAGAGGAAGATGGTGCAGCTGTCACTAGAGCAGCCACCTTTAGCTTAATTGTTTATGAGCCAGATGGTACCCAACAGCTATTAGCTTCCTTGGGGTTTTATACTGGTCCTATTGACGGTATTGCTGGACCCAGAACCAAAGCGGCGATTAAGGCAGCTCAAAAAGCCTATAATATGGAAGCTACGGGTAAATCTGATAATACACTGCTCAAGCAATTGCAAACAGAATTTGTTAAAGCCAAGGCAGAAGACAAACTAACTTCTGAAAATAAAACAGCGGCGATTAATTACAGTCCAGATTCAGAAGGAGCTACCGCAGATGCGATCGCAGCTGCTAATCCTTGTCGGATTGTTACTCTCTGTCCGATTTTAGGAGAAGATACAGGGGTTAAAGCTCAAGTATCAGCCTATTGCCCAATTAACAAACAAACTAAAAACACTCTAGTCTGCTGTGAGTACATTACCCTTAGCGGTACTGCCGAAGCCTTAGAAAGAATTGGTGGTATTATCGCCGCCCTAGCGATCCCCGATCTGCCTAAGTTTGTCTGGTGGAAAGCGACTCCTACCCCCGAGCATCCCTTATTTAAACGCTTGGTATCTTCCAGCGATACAGTTATTTTTGATTCTAGTAGCTTTGTTCACCCCGAAGCCGATCTAAAATCCTTAGCTGAATTACTTCAGCAAGATACCGCCCTAGCTGATATTAATTGGCGTAGACTAGCTCCCTGGCAAGAATTAACTGCTGCTGCATTTGACCCTCCAGAAAGAAGAGCAGAAATTTATGAAGTCGATCAAGTCACAATTGATTATGAATTGGGTAATCAGTCTCAAGCTTTAATGTTCTTGGGCTGGTTAGCAAGTCGTCTCAAGTGGACTCCTCTAGAATATCACTGGGAAGGAGGAGACTATGATATTCGCAGGGTTAAATTTACTGATGACAAGCAACGAGATATTCACGCCGAATTAGCGGGTATTCCCACAGCTGACTGGGGAGATATCCCTGGAGATTTAGTCAGTTTACGTTTGAATTCTACTAATTTAGATGCCGACTGTTGTACCGTTTTATGTTCCAGCACTTCAGGTTGTATGAAAATGGAAGCTGGCGGAGGAGCGCAATCCTGTTACATCGAAGAAGTAACACCTTTATCCGATCAGAAAACCGAGAATTTACTGGCTCAACAACTACAACGGTGGGGTCGGGAAATGTTATTTGAAGAGAGTATGACAATTACTTCCCAGATCTTACAATTGTTGAAGTAACATCAGTGAAGAATATCATATTTTCTTCTCAGGTCTTAATTTAGGTTTTGGCTTTGCCAAGACCTTTTTTCTGAGTAATTTATAGGCAATTTCATTGATTATGTATGCCAATATTGGGATTTTGGCTGCTGTTTGGTCATTGAGGAGTAATAATTGCTAAAATTTCTGAAAGTCAGAGCCGGCTCTGACCATTGGTCAATAATTCAGTAATTCATTCAGAAGCTATATTAAGATATGTATTTAAGAACTCTTTGTTTGTTTATTAGCCGCTAACCTTATGGTATCATATTGGGCTTTAGATTTTTTTATTGCTTAATTAATCAGATTTCTTGTCTGTCACCTAAAATTAATTGATTACTTTAAATAAATCTAAAATGCAATTAGTATGAAGAGTTAATTATGGTCTAATCGTGATCGGATTCAATTAAAGAAACTATTAAGCTGAAAATGCAAAGCAAATTTGCCGTTCAGTAAGACAATGAAGTAACTTGTGAATATTGATATTAATAAACTTAAAAATTGAGACGGTATTGTGCCTAAACTTAACTGGTTGATTTCTTTGATAGCTTGTGCTGGCATTTCTAGTATATCTTTGCCAGTTAGGGGACAAGCTGTACTTCCATACATACCTAAATTAGACTCAGAAAAGCTAGAGTCACAAGGACTGCAGCTGCTTCAAGATGCCGTACAGCTTATTCGCTTTCAGCAGTATGAATTGGCATTACCTCGAGCAGAACTTGCAACTCAGCTTGCTCCTTCTAACTATGAAGTTTGGTTTATTTTAGGTAGCCTTTATATTCAGCAGGAAAATTTAGATAAAGGGATTAAGGTATTAGAAAAAGCTGAAACTCTAGCACCAGAACAAGAAGGTATTTTGTTTACCTTAGGCAATGCCTATTTTCAGAAGGGTAATTATGATGTTGCCAAAGATAAGCTTGAGGCAGGGCTAGAAATAGAACAGAATTCTCCTGAAGCTCTCTTCGATCTGGGTAATACTTATCTAAAATTATCTGAACCCGATCAAGCGATCGAAGCTTACGAAAAAGCTTTTGCTCAAGAGTCTACATTTTGGCCAGCATTAAATAATGTGGGGTTAGTTGAATACGAACAGGGCGATCATGAAGAGGCAATTGAAAAATGGCAATCTGTAATTGAAGTTGATGGAGAACAAGCTGAACCTCAATTAGCTTTAGCAGTTGCTTTGTTTACCCAAGGAGAAGTTAATAAAGGTATTGAATTAGGCAAAGCGGCTTTGGCGATCGATAATCGCTATGCTGACATTCAGTTTCTGGAGGATAATCTCTGGGGAGAACGTTTAATTGAAGATACCCGTAAGTTTTTAAGTAACCCTCAAATACAAGAAATAGTATCTACTTCCCAGAAATCACCCTCCGAAGTGGAACCAGAACTGCCACCCAGTCCTTAAGTTTTAGAGCTAACAGCTAACAGCTGATAGCTGATAGCTGTTAGCCATAACGTTTGGTTACTTTTTGGACAGTTTGAAATCAATTTGCCAAATCAAACAGCAAAATTTCGCTATCTTGGCTACTTCCCGTAATTACAATTTGAGTTTCATCAGTGATTGCAGCTCCGTCTCCAGCCTCAAGTAGCTGGTCGTTGAGTAAAACCGATCCTTTAGCTATCTGTAGCCAGGCAACGCGATCGTCTTTGAGCTGGTGACTTGCGCGATCGCCTTTGGACAAAGAGACAATATACAGTTCAGCATCTTGATGAATTATCACCGAATTTTCTCTCCCATCTCTTGAGCCAACTAATTTCAACTGTCCTTGTTTTGTCTCAGGAGGATAATGCTTCTCTTCGTAACTGGGTTCGAGTCCTTTTTGGTCTGGCATAATCCAGATTTGTAAGAAATGAACTGGATCCGTCGCTGAAGCGTTAAATTCGCTATGTCTAACTCCTGTTCCTGCGGACATTCTTTGCACATCCCCAGGGCGAATTACTGAGCCATTCCCCATGCTATCCCGATGCTCTAATTCTCCCGATAGGACATAGGAAATAATTTCCATATCTTGATGTCCATGAGTACCAAAGCCTTTAGCAGGTATAACTTTATCTTCATTTATCACGCGCAGACTGGCAAAACCCATGTGTTGAGGATCGTAATAACTACCAAATGAAAAGGTGTGTCTGCTGTCCAGCCAACCAAAGTTGGCTACGCCTCTTTCATCTCGGGGACGAATTGTAATCATTTGGTTTTACCTCCTTGATCTAAAGTTTTGTTGCTCTATATTTATTATGAATTAGTTTTTTAAAAAAGACAATATGATATTTAATAAACGTATTGTATCTATTTTTTCTACAATCTATGGATAAATTTGCTAGTATGCGAGCCTTTACTCAGGTAGTAAAGTCAGGGGGATTTGCTGCCGCTGGTAGAACCATGGGAGTATCAAGATCGACAGTTAACAAGTTGGTGATTAATTTAGAAGATGAATTAAACGTACAGCTATTGCAACGTAGCACTCGTCAAGTTAATCCCACGCCAACAGGATTAGTTTATTATGAGCGATGCGTTAATATTTTGGCAGAAGTTGCCGCAGCAGAGGTTGCCGTATCCCAGTTACAAACTGAACCCAAAGGAATACTCAAGATCAATGCCCCGATGTCGTTCGGAACATTATATTTAGGCAAGGCGATCGCCGATTTTATGGCTCAATACCCGGAATTACAGGTTCAGCTAACCCTAGATGATCGCTTTATCGATCCTCTGGCGGAAGGATACGATCTGACTATTAGGATTGGTCAACCAGAAACAGCACCGAGTTTAGTTTCTCAGGCGATCGCACCTACACCAAGAGTTCTTTGTGCTGCTCATAGCTATCTGGAAAAATACGGTGTTCCTCAACATCCTACGGATCTTAGTGAGCATTCCTGTTTACATTACGGACATATAGTGACAGGAAACCGATGGCTACTCTTGGGTAATGAACAAGAATATCAGATAACTGTCAATGGAGTGCTTTGTTCTAACAATGGTGAAGTTTTAAAAGATGCTGCTGTCAAAGGTTTAGGTATTGCCCTATTACCGATCTTTATTATCAAACAAGAACTGGAAACAGAAAAGCTCGTGGTGATTCTGACCGACTATCAGCCTCCAGAGATTAATCTTTGTCTTGTTTATCCTCTAAATCGGCATCTGAACACTAAGATCAGACTATTCACTCAGTTTTTCCAGCAAAGATTTGGCGATGAAATCAGTTTCAGCTAGTTTAAGGTTATATATAGCGGTTCTCGTATTAATGAGATACACCTTGGTGGAGTCAGGGAATAGGGAATAGGGGTTTTCAGGTTTTTGACTAAGTTTATATTTGTACCTCACTTATTTAAGAACCGCTATAAAATGTATTTATTATTTTGG
This genomic window contains:
- a CDS encoding LysR family transcriptional regulator, whose product is MDKFASMRAFTQVVKSGGFAAAGRTMGVSRSTVNKLVINLEDELNVQLLQRSTRQVNPTPTGLVYYERCVNILAEVAAAEVAVSQLQTEPKGILKINAPMSFGTLYLGKAIADFMAQYPELQVQLTLDDRFIDPLAEGYDLTIRIGQPETAPSLVSQAIAPTPRVLCAAHSYLEKYGVPQHPTDLSEHSCLHYGHIVTGNRWLLLGNEQEYQITVNGVLCSNNGEVLKDAAVKGLGIALLPIFIIKQELETEKLVVILTDYQPPEINLCLVYPLNRHLNTKIRLFTQFFQQRFGDEISFS
- the opcA gene encoding glucose-6-phosphate dehydrogenase assembly protein OpcA, translated to MVSPIVSLQAPKDVSIDEIEAELRSLWQSQGSEEDGAAVTRAATFSLIVYEPDGTQQLLASLGFYTGPIDGIAGPRTKAAIKAAQKAYNMEATGKSDNTLLKQLQTEFVKAKAEDKLTSENKTAAINYSPDSEGATADAIAAANPCRIVTLCPILGEDTGVKAQVSAYCPINKQTKNTLVCCEYITLSGTAEALERIGGIIAALAIPDLPKFVWWKATPTPEHPLFKRLVSSSDTVIFDSSSFVHPEADLKSLAELLQQDTALADINWRRLAPWQELTAAAFDPPERRAEIYEVDQVTIDYELGNQSQALMFLGWLASRLKWTPLEYHWEGGDYDIRRVKFTDDKQRDIHAELAGIPTADWGDIPGDLVSLRLNSTNLDADCCTVLCSSTSGCMKMEAGGGAQSCYIEEVTPLSDQKTENLLAQQLQRWGREMLFEESMTITSQILQLLK
- a CDS encoding tetratricopeptide repeat protein, with the protein product MPKLNWLISLIACAGISSISLPVRGQAVLPYIPKLDSEKLESQGLQLLQDAVQLIRFQQYELALPRAELATQLAPSNYEVWFILGSLYIQQENLDKGIKVLEKAETLAPEQEGILFTLGNAYFQKGNYDVAKDKLEAGLEIEQNSPEALFDLGNTYLKLSEPDQAIEAYEKAFAQESTFWPALNNVGLVEYEQGDHEEAIEKWQSVIEVDGEQAEPQLALAVALFTQGEVNKGIELGKAALAIDNRYADIQFLEDNLWGERLIEDTRKFLSNPQIQEIVSTSQKSPSEVEPELPPSP
- a CDS encoding pirin family protein, encoding MITIRPRDERGVANFGWLDSRHTFSFGSYYDPQHMGFASLRVINEDKVIPAKGFGTHGHQDMEIISYVLSGELEHRDSMGNGSVIRPGDVQRMSAGTGVRHSEFNASATDPVHFLQIWIMPDQKGLEPSYEEKHYPPETKQGQLKLVGSRDGRENSVIIHQDAELYIVSLSKGDRASHQLKDDRVAWLQIAKGSVLLNDQLLEAGDGAAITDETQIVITGSSQDSEILLFDLAN